GCGCACGGACGGCTGCCGTCCGGCGGTGTTGGGTGCGGCGGAAGGGGAGGAGTGGACGTTGAGCAGATCGTTGTCGTTGGCCATAACAGACTCCTATTTACGGGACCAGCTACCGGCGGGGGCGATGTTGCCATTGCTATTGACCAGGTAACCACGGGTATAGGTGGTGCGGCCGTCCACGGTGTAGCTGACCCGGTACAGTTCGCCGGCCACCTGATCGACTTTATCCAGTACCACGGACAGTCGGTTGGCGGCGGTGTTGCCAGGCACGCTGTCGGCCACCGCAAAGCCTTTTTCACGCAATGCTTGGCCGAGGTCTTTACCAAACGGATCGCCGCCGTCGAATACAAACAGGGTATTCGCCGCCGGGTAGTCGGCACTCAGTCGGGCGGTAACATCTTGTGCGACGTAGCGTTCCAGTGCGGCGGAATGGACGTAGGAACTCATGCTGCCGCAGGCGGCCAGCATGGTGCTCGCAATAAGGGCATACAGTGTTTTCATGGCTGTTTCCTAGTGATAACGACTTTGGATTGGTGGCGACCCACCCCGGTCAGTAACACGGCTTTATCAAAAATGGTGTCCACGATAAAACGGTCGCCGTCGAGTCGGTAATTGACCAGAGTGTCTTCGCCGTCGCGCACGATCAACAAGGTTGGTGCTTCGCCTTGGGCCATGCTGGCCGGCATCTGGATGAAGGTACGGGTGCCGTCGTTATACACGCGCAACGGTTTCCATGACGGTGAGTCGCCGCTGATGTTGTATTCGAAGTCCAGTTTGTCGATTTGCTGGCCGGAAGGCAGTACGTTAGAGGCGTTTTTCCAGGCTGCTTCCTGGCGGGCACGTTGCAAGGCGGCCTGTTGGTCTTCAGGATAGATGAAGCCGACTGCCGGCATGAAACGGCTGCGGTGCGATTTCAGCCGCAAATGGTAGGTACGGCGGTCGGTGGCGATAAACAGGGTAGTCTGTAGGCCGACATCGAACGGTTTGACTAGAATGTGCATCTGCGGTACGCCGTCCTTACCGGAAACGGCCGGCTGGATGTCCCAGCGGGCGGTATCGCCCGCATTGAGGCTGTTCAGTTGCTCGCCGGGTTGCAGGGCGATGTCGCATACCTGTAAAACCGCACACACGATGGAGGGGTTGGACCCCAAGGGAAACATGAGGCGGCCTTGTTCGCCCAATCCGGGCGGGGTCGCCATGCGGCCGTCGGAGGAAAAGTCGTGCGAGTAGCGCAAACCGGTGTTTTCTTGGCGGTTAAGCGGCGGGTTCGGGACATCTTTGAAATAGTCGTCTGCCATTTTGTCGGCGAAGGCGCTGCCGGCAACGGCACTCATCAATAGTCCGAGGATGAGGTGTTTCATAGTTGGGCTTCCCTTTCGGTTCAGGTTAATTGGTTAAGTGGCCGGAGACCAGGAGTAGTCTTTGATGTATAGGCCGACCGGGTTGCGCAGAATCTGCTCTTCATTGGTGGGCGGAACAAAGTAAATGGTAAACAGGCCGCGCATATTCTGCGGCGGTTTGGTTAAATTGCCGTCATGGGAGCGGGTGGTTTCTACCCAGTCGATTTGCCATGATGATTCCGACTGCCGCAGCACGGATTGGATTTCGACATTGACCAATACCGTTTCCGCCCGCTTGAACGGTGAGGCTTCCGCCGAACCGTTGAACCATTCGTTGGTCTTGGCGGTGGCGGCATCTTTGGGGTTAAGCATGCCGTAAGCGTCTTGGATGTATCGGCGCTGTAAAGATACGTCGGTGGTCACGGTGCGGGTATGAGTCAGCCAGCTGGCCAGCATGGCACGGGTAATGCGTTCGTCGGCCGGAGCGGCGCGGTCGGCGCGGCCGATCGATACGGTGCTGCCCAGTTTATCTACTTCGACCAGGTACGGTACAAATTTGGACTGGCTGCCGATATAGGTCATGCCGGCGATACCGGCCAGCCCGATCAATAGGCCGAACAGGCCGGCAAACTGCCACATCTGCCTTGAGGACACCATGTCCCCCATGATGAAGTTCCATTGTTTCCTGGCGTTTAAAAAGGGGTTGTCAGTCAATTCGTGCTGGCTTTTTTCCGAGCCACGGAAGAGGTTTTTCAATGACATGGTTCTGCTCTTTTAATAGGGGGTTGCATACTGATTGATGTCGATACCGCGGCTGATCAGCCACTGGTTCACCCAGTCGTCACCGAATTGATCGATGAATTTGTACATCAAGGCCAAGGTGTCGCCGTCCGATACCCCGACAAAGGCCAGTGATAACGGGCCAAGTGCCAGTTCAAACAAGCGGCGGCCTTGCGGTGAAGTATAGTAATACTGACGTTTGGGAATGGCGGTGGCGATGATTTCGATCTGCCGCTCGTTCAGCCCCATACGTTTGTACAGAATAGTGGCGTCTTCATCCCGGGCGAACGGATTGGGCAGGTAGATCTTGGTCAGACAGGACTCGTTTAATACATCCAAAATTCCGGATTTGGAGGCATCACTCAGACTCTGTGTGGCCAGCACGACGGCGCAGTTCTTTTTACGGAATACTTTGAGCCATTCGCGGATTTTTTCTTTGAACAAATCATGCCCCAACATGATCCAAGCTTCGTCGAGGAACATGAATGCCGGCGCACCGGTCAGTGACAGTTCGATACGGCGGAACAGGTAGAACATGATGGGTAGGCGGAACTTGTCATTCAGCGACATCAATTCTTCAATTTCAAAACAGCTGAAGGAAGACAGTTCCAGGTTGTCATTTTCCGCATCCAATAAATAGCCCATCGAGCCGTCTACAGTATAGCTTTTGAGTGCTTCGCGCACTTGGGCGTCCTGAATCGTATTGGAAAAATCGGATAGAGAATAAGACTGTTCGGCGGCATTGTTGCGAATGGCCGCCTCGATCTCGTTGCGACGCTGCGGGGTAACCTGCACGTCGTTGAGAATCATGATGGATTCGATCCAATCGGCTGCCCAGGCATGGTTTTGCGGGTCGCGAATCAATTGCAACGGGGCAAACTGCAAGGTGGTATCACGGTCGCCGATGCTGAAATGTGCCCCGCCGCAGGCTTTGGTCAGGGCTTCCAATGAACGGCCCTTGTCGAAGCTGTACACCCGCATACCGCGGTAGCGCTGTGCCTGTGCGGCCAAGGTGGCCAACAGGGTTGATTTACCGGCACCGATCGGGCCGAAAATCAAGGTATGCCCCACGTCGCCGACGTGCAGGTTTAAGCGGAACGGACTGGAGCCGGCGGTCACCACTTGCATCAAAGGTGGGGATTTAGGCGGATAAAACGGACAGGGGTTGTATTCTTGGCCGGTCCAAATGGTGCTGGTTGGAATCATGTCGGCCAGATTCAGGGTATTCAACAGCGGCCGTCTGACGTTTTCCACCCCGTGGCCGGGCAGGCTGCCCAGCCAAGCTTCCATGGTGTTGATGGTTTCGATGCGGGCGGAAAAGCCGAGGGTGTTGATTTCTTTTTCCGTTTGCCGCGCCATTTCCTCCAGACGCTTGCGATCTTCGTGCATCAGCACGATGACACTGGTGTAGTACCCTTGGCCGACCAAGCCGGATTTGGTTTCGGCCAGGGCATCTTCCGCATCATCCACCATCATCAGCGCATCTTGGTCGATGGCGCCGCTGTGGGTGTTGAACACTTGGTCGAAAAAGCCGCGGACTTTTTGCCGCCATTTTTTCCGGAATTTTTCTAAATGAGCGATGGCTTGGTGCTGATCTAAGAAGATAAAGCGGTTGGACCAGCGATACTCGATCGGCAGTTCGGCCAGTCGTGCCAAAATGCCGGGATAGGATTCCATGGCGAAGCCATCGATGGCCACGGTTTGGATATATTTGCCGCCGATCATCGGCACCACGCCGCCATATAGCTCTTGTCCACCAACCAAAGAATCGATGTACATCGGTGCCGCTGGCAGATTAATCGGATGGTTGCGGCCGGTAACACAGAACTGTATCCAGCGCAGAAAGTCATCTTGCGTGATTTCCGAACCATCTTCCTGCACCACACGATGCGATTTCAGACGGATTAACTCCAAGGGAATACTGAGGTTGGATTCGATGGTTTCGCAGGCTTGTTTGAAATGAGCCAGGGTGCGGTCCTGTTGGGCACGTTTGCTGGATTCTATCGAATCGTCATCAAACATCAGTTCCGCCACTTTTTTCTCGGCCAGTAACGGCGGGAAATAGGTGGCGACAATGACAAAATAGCCTTCATACAGGGTACCGATGGATTGGAACAGTTGTCGGCGTTCTTCATCGATGGCTTTTGCCACGGTATTGGGGAAGAAGTTGGCACCGGCTTCGGTGTATCCGGGTGCTGGCCGTCTGGCGGCATCAATATGCAGCATCCAGCCGTTACCCAAACCCGCGATGGCTTTATTGATACGTTTGGATACGTCTTCACGCTCGGCCGGCGTACTGCTGCCCAAGTCTTTGCCCCGATATATCCAAGCGGCCATCAGTGAGCCGTTTTTACCCAAGATAACGCCGTCATCAATCACCGCAGCATAGTTCAGCAGGTCGGCCAAACCTTCTTCGGTCGACCGGTGCTGTTTCAGTTGCATGGCGGAGGTAACGGCACGTACCCGTATAAATAGGCTGACCAATAAAATCAGCCCAACCGCGCAGATACTCAGCAGCAATAGGTAAATCATTTGTATCTAGCCCCTTGGGTTGCGGAGTTATTGCGGAAGGGTGTGGCTCTCGGTGGGTAATAGCTTTTGTATTTGGTAATGGCACGTAAGCCAACGAAACGCAGTAATGGGTCGTATTTGGCCAAGCGGCGCAGTAGGTACAGTGCCAGTACCCAGAAAACCAGACCGATGATGGCGGCATATAAATTTTGCGAGGCTACTACCAACACAAAGGTCAGCAGCATCGACATTTGCACCATTTCCCGGTCGCCACCTAGGAAAAGGTTGGGTCGGTTTGCCACGCGACGGATTGGAATGGTTCGGATCGGTCTCATGCCGATGCCTCCTGTGTCGAATTAAGAATGGGGAGAGTAGGTATATCCGAGGGGAGTCGCAGTCGGTGAAGCTTGGGCAGAAACGGTTATTTCGGCACCTGAGTCGAACAGATTAGTCATCAAGTTTTGGGCACCGACCAGCAGGGACATCACCAAGACGATAAAAATCAATGACCGGAAGAACGCATTCAATTCACCGCCGAAAATCAATACTGCACCGGCCACCACAATGCCGATAATGGAAACGGAAAAAGCGACAGGGCCAGTCACCGATTGACGCAGTTTGGTCAGCCAACCTTCATACGGTAGGCCGCCCCCTTGTGCGGCCGAAGCGAAAGCCGATTGGGTAAACAACAGAAGCAGAACGGTAAAAACGAGCAACATGAATAAGTATTGGCGAGACAGAGTTAATTTCATAGTAAAACCTTTATATTTTTATAAGTGGGGAAAATAAAGTGGAAACGCGCAGTGAAAGTTAATCATTCGGTCGGTGGTATGTTAAATGCCTCCTTGGGGTTATAAATACTCAAAATCAAACGACTTATCGTGATGATTATAACCGCTAATTTTGATGATTTCTCGGATTTTCCTCCCGGTGTTTCGGTCTTTTGAAATAAAAACGATGATGTTCACGACTTGGGCAATCAGTTGCCGGATTTCGGTAGGGTGGAATGGGTTGCGAGTAATCAACCCTTCCAATCTCTCCAGGCCCAGTACCGCCGAGTTGGCGTGTACTGTGGCTACCCCGCCCGGGTGACCGGTATTCCAAGTATCCAGCAGGTCCAATGCTTCAGCACCACGGACTTCACCCACGACAATGCGATCTGGACGAAAACGCAGGGCGGTCCGCACCAGTTTGGTCAAATCTGCCGCCATCGTGGTATAGACATGCACCTTGTTGGGCGAGTCACAACGGATTTCACCGGTATCTTCCGAAATATAAATACGTTCGTTTGGGTGTTGATCGGTCATTTCCCGGATGATGCCGTTGACTAAGGTGGTTTTACCGGAACCGGTACCGCCGATAACCAAAATATTGCTTTTATCGGTTATCGCCTGTTGGATTATCGACTTTTGCTGTTCGGTCATGATGTCGTTGGCCACATACTCGTCCAATGTAAATACCCGATTGGGTCGTTTACGGATGGTGAAGGACGGGGTAGTGGTGACCGGCGGCATGATGCCGGTAAAACGGCTGCCGTCAATCGGGAACTGACTTTCTAAGATGGGATCGGCTTCATTGACAGTTTTGTTGTAATAGCCGGCAATGGTTTTGATGACGCTTTCCGCGCGACTGGAATTGAAGCGTTTGCTCATTTCCGGGTCATAGACCATGTCCTGACCCTGTTCTTCCCAGAAGATCGATGATGAGCCATCTTCATTGGGATTACACATCACTTCCAACAGGTTGGGATTCAGGAATTTCTGTAAAAATTCCTGACCCAGATCCCGTTTCAATTTTTCAAGCGCCCTACCCTTTCGGCTGGCGACGCTGTCTTCTTGATGATCATTCATAAAGCATTTTCCCTTGGTGTATTATACAATACGATATAATGAAGTGTAAAAGAATTTGAACCAAGCCTTAACGAATAGGCAAAAAAATACCCATTTTGTTGTAAAATGGGGTATTATTCTTGCATTCAGCAGTTGCGAAAGGGCTATTTTTTGCGTTTTAGCTCTTTAATTGCCTCAGCCCCCCATTTTTTGACGGTAAATGCCCGGTATTTGGGTAGGATAACGGTTACACATTCATAGTTGTCCGGCAATATAGGCATATATTGCCTATCTTTGGACAACATGGCCAGGTAATCGGCATCCAAGTCATGGTGAGTCAGTAAATAAGGCAACGGTGTTTCCAATGCGGCAGCAATGGAGGCCATGGTTTCTAAAGTAGGGTTGCCTTGCCCCCGGGTAATTGAGGACAACAGGCTGGCTGATAGCTTAGCTTTGGCAGCTAATTCTTGGTGGGTCATCTTTTTTTCCACAGCCGTATTGAGTACGTTGGTGAAAAAGATGTGGTGGTAACTCATGGGGAAATTTTAGCGGCTAAAATTTAATTTCAGTAGTATAACAAACAACGGAGGGTGTATGAACAAGTTCCTTATTTCTGGCCGAACTACCAAAGACTTGATATTGGAAACGACTGCCCACGGTAAACCGTTTACCGTCCTGACCATAGCTGAAAATTATGGCTATATAAAAGATGGTCAAAAAGTTGAATCCGTTAATTATTTCAGAATTTTAGCTTACGGCGAACAGGCAAAAAATGCGGTTAAATTCTGCGGCAAGGGTTCCTACCTGCTGATCGAGGCTCGAATTGAAAATGATAACTACGAAAAAGATGGGCATAAGATCTATAAAGATGCCATGATTGCCAGACGTATCGAATACGCGGCCTTGAAAGCCCCGGCCGGCAGCAGCGCAGCAGAAAATCCGCCAGCTTTTACCTATGATCCCGAACAGGAAGTGAAATAATACAGGGTTTGTTTACCCCAGGGAAAAGCTGTGCCAGGGCAGGATATCTCCCCCTGCCCTATCCAACAAAAGGAAAACTGATGAAAACAGAGAATAAATCCACAACCGACTTGGTACAGGCGAGGCAAGAAGAGCATCGCCGGCGCAGCTATTTGCAGGAAAAAGGTATTAACCCAGACGGGGAAATGGTGATTCAAGACCTGTTTGGCCGTACCTTATTCGGCTCGTCTCATCGCCAGCTGCCCAATGACTTTGCCAGGTCTTGTTTATTCACGGCCCGGCACCCCAAAATCCCGAGGAAAACATTTAGTCGTGCAAAGTTATTTCATGTTTCAGAGAAAATCGAAATCCTTTATACCGGTATCGAATTACGGTCCATTGACGATGAACTAATTTGGATGCAGCTGGTGGAGTATTGCCGCTCCGCCCCATTGGGCGATTATATCGAATTCGATATTAGACAGCTGATTAAAGACATCGGCTGGGGAACTGCCGGAACTTATTATAAAAAAGTCAGGGAATCCATCAGCCGGATGAAGGCGACAGAAATTTATATCAAAAACAGCAATGCCTTCGGTATCAGCGGAGGACTGTCCCTTATCGGCGATTATGTTGGATACGCCAACCAAGACGGACAGCCTACTCGTTATCAAATCAGTATTGATAAAAACTTGATTCTGCTATTTGCGGGAGAGACCTTTACCAATATTCCTTGGAGTCAATACAAACAGCTGTCGCCCATGGCCAGACGGTTGACCGATTATGTCTTTAGCCATCGGCAACCCAACCCCATCCAAGTCACCACCTTTTTGGCCATGTGCGGTAGCGACCAAATCGACTCTCCCTCCAAAACCCAAAATCATAGTGCCAAAAAAGTCTGTGCCGAATTGGTTGATAAACAATTGGTCAAGGCGGCGTTCGTTCACGATGGCCGGATTATTGTAGAACGTTAACCTCTCTCGGTCTAAAGGCCGGGTTTCTATGACTATCAGCCATATCCTGTCCCCAAGTTCGTTTCTTAGTGAGGCGTTGGCATTGTGGAAAACTACGCATGGTGCGTAATCTTAGCTGCCAAAAAATAGGATGCTGCGTAATCTTAGCTGCCAAAAAACAGGAAAAACCGGGAAACTGCGTAATCTTAGCTGCCTAGCATCCTAAAACACGGTATTTGCGTAATCTTAGCTGCCCAAATAGGCTGTTTCAGCCGTACGTCATATAGGCGAACTAAATGAAAACAAAAAAAGCCGTTAATTTTAGCTAAAGTTATGTGGATAACCTGTGGAAAACTAATAATTCCGCCTAAAATTTAGGCAAAAAGTGCGTAATCTTAGCTGCCATCTGCGTAATTCTAGCTGCCCTCGCGCGTAATCTTAGCTGCCAATTTGCGTAATCTTAGCTGCCAAACCGCGTAATTTTACCTGCCTACCCATTTGTAATGCCATGATATGACTAATAAAAAACACCCATTTTTTTGCCCTAACCTATTTCTAACCTATATATAACCTATGTTGCTTCGCAACTTCACCTAGTCTGTCGGCTTCGCCGATTTGGACAACTTCATTATTTGCCTGTCAGCCTACCGGCTGATTTAGATTGTTTTACCCCAAGGGGAAATATGGCGCTCATCGAACTTTCTGCATTACTCACACCGTATCAAGCTTATTCCGTCCGGATTTGGGATAAAGAAAACCGACAAAAGGCAGGTTTGCCATCTAGAGCAGAAACGGCAGCTGACCTAGCTGAGAAAATCCGGCCAGAGTGTTTTTTACCCTTCCCAGAGTGGTCGGTGCCTACCAAGGAAGAAGTCACCGCTTTATTGGATATATCCGGTCTGACCCAAAAGCAAGCAGCAACCTTAGTGGGGTTGAAAGATAACAATGGGCGTACTTTTAGGCGGTTCACCATGGGGGAGACCCCGATAGCTTATGCTTACTGGTTTATCTTATGCCAATATGCAGGCTTATCAAACAATTACAAAAATATTTAGATTTTAGCGGCTAAAATTATTGTGCTATAGGTTATTTTAACCTATAATATAGCCATATTTGATATGGAGGTAGCGATGAAAACCATCGTGGTAGCCCAGCAAAAGGGTGGGGTCGGCAAAACAGCACTTGCGCTACATTTGGCTTGGTTTCTAACCGAGCGTAAGAGCAGCAAAGTGTTATTTATTGATTTAGATACCCAAGGCAATGCGACTTATTCCTTGTCTGGGGTAAAACAAATTGTCGGTATGGGTAGCGGTAACTTATTTTCGGCTGATTTGACGGTTACCTATGATTTCTCTGATTCTCCCCTGGTGTTACTTCCGGCCGGCAGTATGCTGGCCAATATCCAAAACCTGTCTTTACAGGAAGCCGCATCTGCCTTTTTGAGTAATTTTAATGCCATTAAGGAAATGGGTTATTTTGATTACTGCGTGATTGATACCCCGCCGAGCTTAGGCAATGCTTTGGCCGCCGCATTGATGGCTGCTGATTTTGTGGTGTGCCCGATTGAACCGGAAACTTATAGTATCCAAGGTATTGGTCAAATGGCATTAACCATTAATAACATCAAAAAAATCAACAAGAACCTGACCTTTTTGGGATTGTTGCCAAGTAAAGTAGACATGCGTAATCCACGGCATATCAAACATTTAGCACAGATTAAGAGCCAATACAGTGATTATTTGATTCCGGTATCTATTGGTTTACGCAGCAGCATTGCTGATGCGGTTGCCTCCAGTGTCCCGGTGTGGCACATCAAAAGGACTGCGGCCCGAAAAGCGGCCAAAGAAGTGAATGCAGTTGCCGAATATATTTTTACAAGAATGCGAGGTTAATGATGATGAATTTAGACAGCCTGGAAGATTTAAGTTCTTTGTTGAACGCTCCTGCTCCGGTTACCGGGGTTCCCTTATTGCTTAAATTGAGCCAAATACAGGAAGACCCCAATCAACCCCGGAAAATTTTTGATGAAGAGAAACTGCGAGAGTTGGCGGATAGCATCAAAGTACGTGGTGTAAAAACCCCCATTTCCGTGCATGAGGACGAATCAAATCCCGGTTTCTATATCATCAACCACGGATCACGGCGTTACCGGGCATCCATGATGGCTGGAAAAGAGACGATCCCGGCATATGTCGATGGAGATTACACATTTTTGGATCAACTGGTTGAGAATATCCAACGGGATAATTTAACGCCAAGGGAAACAGCGGATGGCATAGCATTGATGCTTAACTCAGGAATGAAAAAAGGCGAAGTAGCCAAAAGACTGGGTAAATCTGCCGCTTTCGTTAGCCAACATGTTGCTTTGTTATCGTTGCCAGAACCGGTGGCCGCTGTCTTTAACGCGGGAAAGGTTAGTGATGTGACGGTAGTCAACGAGTTAAATACTTTATATGGGCGGTATCCGGAGGCAGTAGAGGAGTTGCTACAGAATGAAGATGATATTACTCGTTCCACCATCCGGCATTTCAAGGAGTTTTTAAAAGGGGACCCATCTGCCGAAAAAGAAAGTGAGGCAGTGTCTGCCCCGGAAATTAACGCCAAGAAAGATAAGCCAGCCGACCCGAAGAAACTGAAAAAAGCGATTGTGCAAGTGATGTATCAAGGACAGCTGGCGCGGTTGATTTTGAATAAGCGGGCGCATAATACGGATGAAGTCTGGTTGCAATTTGAGGAATCCGGTGAGCAGGAATCGGTACCGTGTGCTGAGATTTCCAGTATTGTGGCCGTTATTGAAGGATAAGAAAGGATAAATAATGCAACTGAATGATGAACAGAGACGCGAACTTGAAGAAAATATGAAGCAAACAGACGCCATTTTAGCGTTGGAGGGATTTGAAAAGACCGAAGAGAGTCGGGCCAGAAATAAAGCTGTTTTAGCTGGTCGCTTTACTCATGAGGAACTGGCTGAATTGATGCTTGCCTATGCTCAAAAACATAAAACTATTGAAGGATTTAATCAAAGTATGGGAATAGATTAAGGAAGTATTGTGGCAAGCGTATATAGGGACAATAATGGGGTGCTGAAGAATAAGCTAGGGATTACTGATGCTGATGAATTGCGTAAATTGGAGTACGCCCTTACTGAAGAAAAGATAAACGGGATTCTATCAAAGGGAAGTTTGGGAAACATACAAGGTTACGGTTTGGAACGGCAGCAGGCTATTCACCAACACTTATTTGAAGGTATCTACGAGTGGGCAGGCAAGGTACGGACTGTACCTTCCAGCAAAGGGATGGGTGGCGGTTTAGTGTCCATATTCGCCGATCCGGATGAAATCCACCAGGTTTGGGGTTTATTGGAGCAGAAAACCGCCCGTTTTGCCCGAGCCGAAAATCTGAGTTTTGAGCAAAAATTAGAAGAGTTGACCGATATATTTATCCAAGCCAACCATGCCCACCCCTTTCCGGAAGGGAATGGCCGCAGCTTACAAGTATTCATGCGCCAGCTGGCAGCCGAGCAGGGTATCCGTTTGGATTACAGTAAAAACGATAAAGACGAGTGGAACTATGCCAGCGCCATAAGCGGGGTATATGGGGTATTTTGGGAGGACAATGGAGAGAAATACGTGAATCCCCTGCCGTCAAACAAGGAACCGATTAAAGCTATTT
This Eikenella exigua DNA region includes the following protein-coding sequences:
- a CDS encoding conjugal transfer protein TrbH, encoding MKTLYALIASTMLAACGSMSSYVHSAALERYVAQDVTARLSADYPAANTLFVFDGGDPFGKDLGQALREKGFAVADSVPGNTAANRLSVVLDKVDQVAGELYRVSYTVDGRTTYTRGYLVNSNGNIAPAGSWSRK
- the trbG gene encoding P-type conjugative transfer protein TrbG, whose translation is MKHLILGLLMSAVAGSAFADKMADDYFKDVPNPPLNRQENTGLRYSHDFSSDGRMATPPGLGEQGRLMFPLGSNPSIVCAVLQVCDIALQPGEQLNSLNAGDTARWDIQPAVSGKDGVPQMHILVKPFDVGLQTTLFIATDRRTYHLRLKSHRSRFMPAVGFIYPEDQQAALQRARQEAAWKNASNVLPSGQQIDKLDFEYNISGDSPSWKPLRVYNDGTRTFIQMPASMAQGEAPTLLIVRDGEDTLVNYRLDGDRFIVDTIFDKAVLLTGVGRHQSKVVITRKQP
- a CDS encoding VirB8/TrbF family protein; translation: MSLKNLFRGSEKSQHELTDNPFLNARKQWNFIMGDMVSSRQMWQFAGLFGLLIGLAGIAGMTYIGSQSKFVPYLVEVDKLGSTVSIGRADRAAPADERITRAMLASWLTHTRTVTTDVSLQRRYIQDAYGMLNPKDAATAKTNEWFNGSAEASPFKRAETVLVNVEIQSVLRQSESSWQIDWVETTRSHDGNLTKPPQNMRGLFTIYFVPPTNEEQILRNPVGLYIKDYSWSPAT
- a CDS encoding VirB4 family type IV secretion/conjugal transfer ATPase, encoding MIYLLLLSICAVGLILLVSLFIRVRAVTSAMQLKQHRSTEEGLADLLNYAAVIDDGVILGKNGSLMAAWIYRGKDLGSSTPAEREDVSKRINKAIAGLGNGWMLHIDAARRPAPGYTEAGANFFPNTVAKAIDEERRQLFQSIGTLYEGYFVIVATYFPPLLAEKKVAELMFDDDSIESSKRAQQDRTLAHFKQACETIESNLSIPLELIRLKSHRVVQEDGSEITQDDFLRWIQFCVTGRNHPINLPAAPMYIDSLVGGQELYGGVVPMIGGKYIQTVAIDGFAMESYPGILARLAELPIEYRWSNRFIFLDQHQAIAHLEKFRKKWRQKVRGFFDQVFNTHSGAIDQDALMMVDDAEDALAETKSGLVGQGYYTSVIVLMHEDRKRLEEMARQTEKEINTLGFSARIETINTMEAWLGSLPGHGVENVRRPLLNTLNLADMIPTSTIWTGQEYNPCPFYPPKSPPLMQVVTAGSSPFRLNLHVGDVGHTLIFGPIGAGKSTLLATLAAQAQRYRGMRVYSFDKGRSLEALTKACGGAHFSIGDRDTTLQFAPLQLIRDPQNHAWAADWIESIMILNDVQVTPQRRNEIEAAIRNNAAEQSYSLSDFSNTIQDAQVREALKSYTVDGSMGYLLDAENDNLELSSFSCFEIEELMSLNDKFRLPIMFYLFRRIELSLTGAPAFMFLDEAWIMLGHDLFKEKIREWLKVFRKKNCAVVLATQSLSDASKSGILDVLNESCLTKIYLPNPFARDEDATILYKRMGLNERQIEIIATAIPKRQYYYTSPQGRRLFELALGPLSLAFVGVSDGDTLALMYKFIDQFGDDWVNQWLISRGIDINQYATPY
- the trbD gene encoding conjugal transfer protein TrbD gives rise to the protein MRPIRTIPIRRVANRPNLFLGGDREMVQMSMLLTFVLVVASQNLYAAIIGLVFWVLALYLLRRLAKYDPLLRFVGLRAITKYKSYYPPRATPFRNNSATQGARYK
- a CDS encoding TrbC/VirB2 family protein; the encoded protein is MKLTLSRQYLFMLLVFTVLLLLFTQSAFASAAQGGGLPYEGWLTKLRQSVTGPVAFSVSIIGIVVAGAVLIFGGELNAFFRSLIFIVLVMSLLVGAQNLMTNLFDSGAEITVSAQASPTATPLGYTYSPHS
- the trbB gene encoding P-type conjugative transfer ATPase TrbB; the encoded protein is MNDHQEDSVASRKGRALEKLKRDLGQEFLQKFLNPNLLEVMCNPNEDGSSSIFWEEQGQDMVYDPEMSKRFNSSRAESVIKTIAGYYNKTVNEADPILESQFPIDGSRFTGIMPPVTTTPSFTIRKRPNRVFTLDEYVANDIMTEQQKSIIQQAITDKSNILVIGGTGSGKTTLVNGIIREMTDQHPNERIYISEDTGEIRCDSPNKVHVYTTMAADLTKLVRTALRFRPDRIVVGEVRGAEALDLLDTWNTGHPGGVATVHANSAVLGLERLEGLITRNPFHPTEIRQLIAQVVNIIVFISKDRNTGRKIREIIKISGYNHHDKSFDFEYL
- a CDS encoding helix-turn-helix domain-containing protein — protein: MSYHHIFFTNVLNTAVEKKMTHQELAAKAKLSASLLSSITRGQGNPTLETMASIAAALETPLPYLLTHHDLDADYLAMLSKDRQYMPILPDNYECVTVILPKYRAFTVKKWGAEAIKELKRKK
- a CDS encoding single-stranded DNA-binding protein, with the translated sequence MNKFLISGRTTKDLILETTAHGKPFTVLTIAENYGYIKDGQKVESVNYFRILAYGEQAKNAVKFCGKGSYLLIEARIENDNYEKDGHKIYKDAMIARRIEYAALKAPAGSSAAENPPAFTYDPEQEVK
- the trfA gene encoding plasmid replication initiator TrfA; its protein translation is MKTENKSTTDLVQARQEEHRRRSYLQEKGINPDGEMVIQDLFGRTLFGSSHRQLPNDFARSCLFTARHPKIPRKTFSRAKLFHVSEKIEILYTGIELRSIDDELIWMQLVEYCRSAPLGDYIEFDIRQLIKDIGWGTAGTYYKKVRESISRMKATEIYIKNSNAFGISGGLSLIGDYVGYANQDGQPTRYQISIDKNLILLFAGETFTNIPWSQYKQLSPMARRLTDYVFSHRQPNPIQVTTFLAMCGSDQIDSPSKTQNHSAKKVCAELVDKQLVKAAFVHDGRIIVER
- a CDS encoding ParA family protein, with product MKTIVVAQQKGGVGKTALALHLAWFLTERKSSKVLFIDLDTQGNATYSLSGVKQIVGMGSGNLFSADLTVTYDFSDSPLVLLPAGSMLANIQNLSLQEAASAFLSNFNAIKEMGYFDYCVIDTPPSLGNALAAALMAADFVVCPIEPETYSIQGIGQMALTINNIKKINKNLTFLGLLPSKVDMRNPRHIKHLAQIKSQYSDYLIPVSIGLRSSIADAVASSVPVWHIKRTAARKAAKEVNAVAEYIFTRMRG
- a CDS encoding ParB/RepB/Spo0J family partition protein, which gives rise to MMMNLDSLEDLSSLLNAPAPVTGVPLLLKLSQIQEDPNQPRKIFDEEKLRELADSIKVRGVKTPISVHEDESNPGFYIINHGSRRYRASMMAGKETIPAYVDGDYTFLDQLVENIQRDNLTPRETADGIALMLNSGMKKGEVAKRLGKSAAFVSQHVALLSLPEPVAAVFNAGKVSDVTVVNELNTLYGRYPEAVEELLQNEDDITRSTIRHFKEFLKGDPSAEKESEAVSAPEINAKKDKPADPKKLKKAIVQVMYQGQLARLILNKRAHNTDEVWLQFEESGEQESVPCAEISSIVAVIEG